From a region of the Cutaneotrichosporon cavernicola HIS019 DNA, chromosome: 7a genome:
- a CDS encoding uncharacterized protein (DSBA-like thioredoxin domain): MAATRTLKVDVTSDFLCPFCLLGVRQLELAIEKYREREPEPFNVEICMRPFQLNGLISEVPMQRCEYGEKKFGAERWQCVCDSLTAKFKSVGVDYKTDGYMSQSHLAHRLTEYAGKIKPASQLGVAMDVFNLYHVKGVHLSDRDGLAEIGVKHGLFSDKDEGLTWFDGTTCDQEVKKQYQTAQRMGITGVPFFVFQDKYAASGAMGVDEFVDILSDINKREKGIKPSQPTFQTGEQCLIQTGGGHAPPTPTSKPGACQAPACQVGEQCPIQSGGGHLPPTPQPAAATAAS, encoded by the exons ATGGCCGCCACTCGGACACTCAAGGTCGATGTGACC tcCGACTTCCTGTGCCCATTCTGCCTGCTAGGCGTGCGGcaactcgagctcg CCATTGAAAAATACCGCGAGCGAGAGCCAGAACCGTTCAACGTCGAGATCTGCATGCGCCCGTTCCAGTTGAACGGGCTCATCTCCGAGGTGCCGATGCAGCGCTGCGAGTACGGCGAGAAGAAGTTTGGCGCAGAACGCTGGCAGTGCGTGTGCGACTCGCTCACAGCAAAGTTCAAGTctgtcggcgtcgactA caaaACCGACGGCTACATGTCACAGAGCCACCTCGCGCACCGCCTAACCGAGTACGCAGGGAAGATTAAGCCCGCCTctcagctcggcgtcgccatGGACGTCTTCAACCTCTATCACGTCAAGGGCGTGCATCTCAGTGACCGCGACGGGCTCGCGGAGATCGGAGTTAAACACGGCCTTTTCTcggacaaggacgagggccTCACATGGTTCGACGGCACGACCTGCGATCAAGAGGTTAAGAAGCAGTACCAGACGGCGCAGCGCATGGGCATCACGGGTGTGCCTTTCTTCGTGTTCCAGGACAAGTACGCGGCCTCTGGCGCCatgggcgtcgacgagttTGTTGAT ATCCTCTCCGACATCAACAAGCGTGAAAAGGGCATCAAGCCGAGCCAACCCACCTTCCAGACTGGTGAGCAGTGCCTAATCCAGACGGGTGGAGgacacgcgccgccgactcCGACCTCGAAACCGGGCGCATGTCAGGCGCCCGCGTGCCAAGTGGGCGAGCAGTGCCCCATCCAGTCGGGTGGCGGGCACTTACCGCCTACCCCACAgcccgcggccgcgacTGCAGCGAGCTAG
- a CDS encoding uncharacterized protein (Cytoplasm protein): protein MTHRSRSGGPSKTHRQPKKRGSKLHHPPPRAPIPEDRDQEDEKEETEVEEAEEEGVPPASYFAVPTNDEVLTVLRWALLETLNSDDFPVLVQRAKALLFERQWLELFTDPSLLDAYAGRWVPSRALCFRDLLAGVRDVRRVFAAEGGRGEGEVEGEGMESEEPIENSNDEDDPADEDVAAETPNLASQRTHILSLGGGAGSELLAIAALASRGGRIRWTGVDVGAWGSVISRIEAAARDRWNIDAEIAFIEGDLLAAPTPLGGPTPDTSPTEDTFPLSKEDPLPSPPLTPTHPAASPAFSTIPALKHLPPPDITSIFFTLTELLSQNRARTVALLRSITAAIPRGGLLLVADSASDIAEFPLGKDGRTWPVYMVLDAIVGAISKAEGEGGWETVRREDSRWFRLNGERWPCKLENARYWLRVYRRV, encoded by the coding sequence ATGACGCACCGCTCACGATCAGGCGGACCCTCCAAGACGCACAGGCAGCCCAAGAAGCGCGGGTCGAAACTACAccacccgccgccgcgcgcaccTATCCCCGAGGACCGCGACcaggaggatgagaaggaggagactgaggtcgaggaggccgaggaggaaggcgtgCCACCCGCGTCATACTTCGCCGTCCCAAccaacgacgaggtcctTACCGTTCTCCGGTGGGCGCTGCTCGAAACGCTGAACAGCGACGACTTCCCGGTCCTTGTAcagcgcgccaaggcgtTGCTGTTTGAGCGTCAATGGCTCGAGCTGTTCACCGACCCGAGCCTGCTGGACGCATATGCGGGGCGGTGGGTTCCGAGCCGCGCGCTGTGTTTCCGCGACCTGCTGGCGGGTGTGCGGGATGTGAGGAGGGTGTTtgcggcggagggaggaaggggtgagggagaggtagagggtgaggggatggagagcgaggagccGATCGAGAACAGcaatgacgaggacgatcCGGCTGACGAGGATGTGGCCGCAGAGACGCCCAACCTCGCGTCGCAACGTACCCACATCCTCTCcctcggtggtggtgcCGGTTCCGAactcctcgccatcgccgctCTCGCCTCCCGTGGCGGCCGCATTCGGTGGACCGGCGTCGATGTCGGTGCTTGGGGAAGCGTAATCTCGCGCATCGAGGcagccgcgcgcgaccGGTGGAACATTGACGCCGAGATCGCCTTCATCGAGGGCGACCTACTTGCCGCTCCAACCCCGCTTGGAGGTCCGACACCCGACACCTCGCCCACCGAGGACACGTTCCCACTATCTAAAGAGGATCCGctcccctcgccgcccttgacccccacccacccagccgcgtcgccggccTTCTCGACCATCCCGGCCCTCAAACACCTCCCTCCGCCCGACATAACCTCAATCTTCTTTACGCTCACCGAGCTGTTGTCGCAGAACCGGGCGCGGACCGTCGCCCTCCTACGCTCTATCACTGCCGCCATCCCCCGGGGTGGCTTGCTTTTGGTAGCGGATAGCGCTAGCGATATCGCCGAGTTTCCGCTGGGCAAGGATGGGCGCACGTGGCCTGTCTATATGGTGCTCGACGCTATTGTTGGGGCCATCTCCAaggccgagggtgaggggggTTGGGAGACGGTGCGGAGGGAGGATTCACGTTGGTTCCGGCTTAATGGGGAGAGGTGGCCCTGCAAGCTCGAGAATGCGCGGTACTGGCTGCGCGTGTACCGTCGTGTTTAG
- the KEX1 gene encoding uncharacterized protein (Serine carboxypeptidase): protein MSLPLLDARSRVHGPRKIARTDPGPGDAAEVTRRAENDSALPTAAELFVPSLPGVPNMADHPTHPLNLYAGELPSYPGENAGGGEGPTGKDARIFFMMAKARRNAGKQRVIFWFNGGPGCSSFDGSLMEVGPFRTVPSTQTESGQTEIKLVEGGWEEYATMVFIDQPPGTGFSYVPTDGYLHELDEASAHLVHFMGNFYKVFPELAGQETYLAGESFAGQYIPYFADALLKTKELPQLDLKGIAIGNGWIDPLRQYPAYQEFAYKKELIVKGSAAGKALDEAMEKCNKTLAEFTDPLKTPINIAVCEKVMNKVTDPFVKELNGQKVCMNIYDVRKTDDFPQCGMGWPPDLSDVYKFLRRPDVVTALHATMHETAWVECDGRVGGELRNHRSPASVHLIPGLLEAGLKVLMFAGVEDLICNNVGIENTIDAMTWSGGTGFGNATALPWRVNGTHAGEWTEVRNLTYARVAEASHMVGFDVPHVTNDMIMRFMDVDINLLPGMTGGWSSEVGDHERPAVRFGAVKEDSGLPLLKGGTGDWEAWYNAVSAVVILCILGGIVGCYLYFRRRRLRRQGRVALGLPTQRDSEERVPLAAAGDYEMQDSYPPRRDKGKGRAMIRDSEESERGQSVFALGDEDEDSKDRSHA from the exons ATGTCCCTGcctctcctcgacgcacGCTCGCGCGTCCACGGTCCTCGCAAGATCGCGAGGACCGACCCCGGCCCCGGAGACGCAGCCGAGGTTACGCGTCGCGCCGAAAATGATTCCGCACTGCCGACAGCTGCGGAACTATTCGTGCCGTCCCTCCCTGGCGTGCCGAATATGGCGGACCATCCGAC ACATCCACTCAACCTGTACGCGGGCGAGCTGCCGTCGTATCCTGGCGAGAACgcgggcggtggcgaggggCCAACAGGCAAGGATGCGCGCATCTTCTTCATGATGGCCAAGGCGCGGCGGAACGCGGGCAAGCAGCGTGTCATCTTCTGGTTTAAC ggCGGACCCGGCTGCTCCTCGTTCGACGGCTCGCTCATGGAGGTCGGTCCGTTCCGTACCGTCCCTTCAACCCAAACCGAGAGCGGGCAGACCGAgatcaagctcgtcgagggcgggtgggaggagtATGCAACGATGGTGTTCATCGACCAGCCGCCTGGGACTGGTTTCTCGTACGTGCCGACGGACGGGTACctgcacgagctcgacgaggcgagcgcACACCTGGTCCACTTTATGGGCAACTTTTACAAGGTCTtccccgagctcgcgggGCAAGAGACGTACCTTGCCGGCGAGAGTTTCGCAGGGCAGTACATACCATATTTTG ccgATGCGCTCCTTAAAACGAAAGAGCTTCCtcagctcgacctcaagggCATCGCGATCGGCAACGGCTGGATCGACCCACTGCGACAGTACCCCGCGTACCAGGAGTTTGCGTACAAGAAAGAGCTCATCGTGAAGGGCTCAGCA GCTGGTAAagcgctcgacgaggcgatggaGAAGTGTAACAAGACGCTGGCCGAGTTCACCGACCCACTCAAGACGCCAATCAACATTGCCGTGTGCGAAAAAGTCATGAACAAGGTCACAGATCCGTTCGTGAAGGA ATTGAACGGCCAGAAGGTCTGCATGAACATTTACGATGTGCGCAAGACGGACGATTTCCCGCAGTGCGGGATGGGATGGCCACCTGACCTGTCGGACGTGTACAAGTTCTTGCGCCGCCCAGACGTCGTGACCGCATTGCACGCGACGATGCACGAGACCGCATGGGTCGAATGTGACGGACGCGTGGGCGGTGAGCTGCGCAACCACCGCAGCCCCGCATCAGTGCACCTTATTCCCGGTCTCCTAGAGGCGGGACTCAAGGTGCTGATGTTtgctggcgtcgaggacctgaTCTGCAACAACGTTGGTATCGAGAACACGATCGACGCCATGACCTGGTCGGGTGGCACAGGGTTCGGGAACGCAACTGCTCTGCCATGGAGGGTGAACGGAACACATGCCGGCGAGTGGACCGAGGTGCGCAACTTGACGTACGCTCGGGTGGCTGAGGCGAGCCACATGGTGGGCTTTGACGTGCCACACGTCACCAACGACATGATCATGCGCTtcatggacgtcgacatcaacctcctccCGGGCATGACTGGAGGTTGGAGCTCCGAGGTGGGAGACCACGAGCGGCCAGCGGTCCGCTTCGGCGCGGTTAAAGAGGACTCTGGGTTGCCATTGCTCAAAGGCGGCACCGGCGACTGGGAGGCATGGTACAACGCCGTCTCAGCCGTCGTCATCCTGTGCATCCTCGGTGGTATCGTGGGCTGCTACCTCTACTTCCGCCGTCGCCGGCtacgccgccaaggccgtgTTGCGCTCGGTCTCCCGACACAGCGCGACTCGGAGGAGCGCGTACCactcgccgctgccggGGATTACGAGATGCAGGACTCGTACCCGCCCCGCAGGGATAAGGGCAAGGGGCGAGCTATGATCCGGGACAGCGAGGAGAGTGAACGTGGGCAGAGCGTCTTTgcgcttggcgacgaggacgaggacagcaAGGACCGATCGCACGCGTAG
- the PHO81 gene encoding uncharacterized protein (Glycerophosphoryl diester phosphodiesterase family) gives MKFGKSIVASQVAGWSEYYLNYKALKKIINSLAAGRPASEVAILATGGRVKKHSADFASPATSAVETPTFPAIDATLSLGAPAEPEVETDAAPDTPSIAITADSVEDGFDLEPLPAQALPPAAGGSHAMISASNRNGNAPGDSFKAHRDAFFFLLQRELEKINQFYLVKERELRLRLLTLLSNRKRLLRSQRELNADGDVSEGEKRSAEWSSLEEGWRLFERDLGKLQGFIEINATGFRKILKKWDKRSKSNTKELYLERQVEVQPCFNREFIARLSDIVAANLVDMGNGIDLVSASLLTADLPKPVSDDALTFDREDYESDPGEALAADALLDLEVNLPKVIEGGRDSLAHWLKQAKRLLARDKTGSRAMRIAWRAALTVPDDYLDLVFALPLDFHYVDKINDRGPLHLACINGCLKLVETCIEKAPELIEREDAYARHPIHYAAMHGHPSIVSLLLNARAKCNPTDKDGYTPLMHAITQGHLEVVRIFVTGEADVEPTALSTDLIPLSLACQYGHVEVAELLLKRGAKIRPNSEGLYPMHVAAKAGHEAICRLLVDQGKGGGKDKPDKYNLWTPMHHAAVGGRAEHLACIRVLVEAGCDVNALDEYGKSPGWYAAWFGQVLILNFLVESGARLSPRETEIRGMENLGLSADPQMDGMSPGSDVELEPPMEEFELIPSLSLPPPMVPLRVYGHEFLAKRCLVQLSLGHPYSKGHEKLPPVKIYSRSSGADTLHMWSSLKLVMTSKSDTTINPHSVILPLADPREVFSFQVQSLEKFTLEVSLYPTFGSKVIGRALIHPSTFTNIQDHKGFTAFLVDHHLKTIGEVSFEVSCIQPFEGAQLEIGGRVETYWKSTVAPPNTAQDHAHNVQSHRPIGVSSLPPSARPAVAAPTQVEPALVTASSLSGDYMRLQVQVTRDGVPVVYAGAKLPVPGLDVGVSNLTYAQFEALAEAHGRTLPKSASADSFAGWHALVAGQMASVKDVLDLVPPDIGVNLCLKYTRAFDAARLGIETSIEVNAFVDTVLQVVYDAGRDTPGRRFLFSSFDPTVCTALNWKQPNYAVMFVSYCGLDRHQDGGAKLVPVPFGSEPDNRCLSVREAVNFAKQTNLLGVILEATTLAAVPSLVASVKDAGLLLAAFGNDQVVAGLRQGSGDGRTVDAYCTNGIMTLVI, from the exons ATGAAG TTCGGTAAGAGCATTGTCGCATCCCAAGTCGCGGGCTGGTCCGAGTACTACCTCAACTacaaggcgctcaagaagaTCATCAACAGCCTCGCGGCTGGCCGGCCAGCAAGCGAAGTCGCGATCCTGGCCACTGGCGGGCGCGTAAAGAAGCATAGCGCAGACTTTGCTTCTCCTGCCACGAGCGCGGTTGAGAcgcccaccttccccgccaTCGATGCCACACTCTCCCTCGGTGCACCTGCCGAGCCGGAGGTCGAGACTGATGCCGCGCCTGATACTccctccatcgccatcaCTGCCGACAGCGTGGAAGACGGgttcgacctcgagccTCTGCCGGCCCAGGCATTGCCGCCCGCAGCAGGGGGATCCCACGCGATGATCAGCGCCAGTAATCGCAACGGTAATGCACCTGGAGACAGCTTCAAGGCCCATCGCGACGCATTCTTCTTCCTTCTCCaacgcgagctcgagaag atcAACCAGTTCtacctcgtcaaggagcgcgagctccgTCTGCGCTTACTGACACTCCTCAGCAACCGCAAGCGGTTGTTGCGCAGTCAGCGCGAGCTCAATGCGGACGGAGATGTCAGCGAAGGCGAGAAGCGCTCGGCAGAGTGGAGCTCGCTCGAGGAAGGCTGGCGCCTGTTTGAGCGTgacctcggcaagctccAGGGCTTTATCGAGATCAACGCGACCGGCTTCCGCAAGATCCTCAAGAAGTGGGACAAGCGCTCCAAGTCCAATACCAAGGAACTctacctcgagcgccaggTCGAGGTTCAGCCGTGCTTCAACCGCGAGTTTATCGCGCGCCTCTCGGACATTGTCGcggccaacctcgtcgacatggGTAACGGGATCGACCTCGTTTCCGCATCTTTACTAACGGCTGACCTTCCCAAGCCGGTTTCAGATGACGCCCTCACCTTTGACCGCGAGGACTACGAGTCGGATCCCGGGGAAGCGCTCGCTGccgacgccctcctcgacctggaGGTCAACCTTCCCAAGGTCATCGAGGGTGGGCGCGACTCGCTCGCCCACTGGCTCAAGCAGGCCAAGCGCCTGCTGGCAAGGGACAAGACAGGCAGCCGCGCCATGCGCATCGCCTGGCGCGCAGCTCTGACTGTCCCCGACGACTACCTCGATCTCGTGTTTGCCCTCCCTCTCGACTTCCACTATGTTGACAAAATCAACGACCGCGGGCCTCTCCACCTTGCGTGCATTAATGGATGTCTCAAGCTCGTGGAAACATGCATTGAGAAGGCACCAGAACTGATCGAGCGTGAGGACGCGTACGCCCGCCACCCCATCCACTATGCGGCCATGCACGGACATCCGTCCATCGTCTCGTTGTTACTCAACGCGCGTGCCAAGTGCAACCCGACTGACAAGGACGGGTACACACCGCTCATGCACGCCATCACCCAGGGCCACCTCGAGGTGGTGCGTATATTCGTTAcgggcgaggccgacgtgGAGCCGACCGCACTCTCGACCGACCTCATTCCCTTATCCCTGGCGTGCCAGTATGGGCATGTGGAGGttgccgagctgctgctCAAGCGCGGTGCCAAGATCCGTCCCAATTCTGAGGGATTGTATCCCATGCAcgtcgcggccaaggctggcCACGAGGCAATCTGTCGCCTGCTTGTTGACCagggcaagggcggcgGAAAGGACAAGCCCGACAAGTACAACCTCTGGACACCGATGCACCACGCCGCTGTCGGCGGGCGGGCCGAGCATCTCGCTTGTATCCGTGTGCTCGTGGAAGCTGGATGCGACGTGAACGCGCTGGACGAGTACGGCAAGTCGCCAGGGTGGTACGCGGCGTGGTTTGGCCAGGTGCTGATCCTCAACTTCCTCGTCGAGTCTGGTGCGCGCCTCAGCCCGAGGGAGACGGAGATCCGCGGGATGGAGAACCTTGGGCTGTCGGCCGACCCACAGATGGATGGCATGTCGCCAGGGTCCGAcgttgagctcgagccgcCCATGGAGGAGTTTGAGCTCATtccgtcgctgtcgctccCGCCGCCCATGGTGCCGCTGCGTGTGTACGGCCACGAGTTCTTAGCCAAGCGCTGCCTCGTGCAGCTGTCTCTTGGCCACCCGTACTCTAAGGGCCACGAGAAGCTGCCGCCGGTCAAGATCTATTCGCGCTCTTCGGGCGCTGACACCCTGCACATGTGGTCGAGCCTCAAACTCGTGATGACGTCAAAGTCGGACACGACGATAAACCCGCACTCGGTCATCCtcccgctcgccgaccCGCGCGAGGTCTTCTCCTTCCAGGTTCAGTCGCTCGAGAAGTTTACGCTTGAGGTGTCGCTGTACCCGACGTTCGGGTCCAAAGTCATCGGCCGGGCGCTCATCCACCCGTCGACGTTTACCAACATCCAGGACCACAAGGGATTCACTGcgttcctcgtcgaccaccACCTCAAGACGATCGGCGAGGTCTCGTTCGAAGTCAGCTGTATCCAGCCGTTTGAGggcgcgcagctcgagatCGGCGGTCGCGTCGAGACGTACTGGAAGAGCACCGTTGCGCCGCCGAATACGGCGCAGGACCACGCACACAATGTCCAGTCCCACCGGCCCATCGGCGTGTCCTCCCTTCCGCCGTCCGCGCGCCCGGCTGTCGCCGCACCGACGCAGGTCGAGCCCGCCCTCGTGACGGCCTCGTCTCTGAGCGGCGACTACATGCGCCTTCAGGTGCAGGTGACGCGGGACGGCGTCCCCGTTGTCTACGCGGGCGCGAAGCTGCCTGTGCCTGGCTTGGACGTGGGCGTTTCGAACTTGACGTACGCACAGTTCGAGGCGTTGGCCGAAGCACACGGGCGCACCCTTCCGAAGAGCGCAAGTGCCGACTCTTTTGCAGGATGGCACGCTCTCGTGGCAGGCCAGATGGCCAGCGTCAAGgacgtgctcgacctcgtgccGCCAGACATTGGCGTCAACCTCTGCCTTAAGTACACCCGTGCATTTGacgccgcccgcctcggcaTTGAGACCAGCATCGAGGTCAACGCGTTTGTAGACACCGTCTTACAGGTCGTGTATGACGCTGGGAGGGATACCCCAGGGAGGcgcttcctcttctcctcgttTGACCCGACTGTGTGCACTGCGCTGAACTGGAAGCAGCCAAATT ACGCTGTCATGTTTGTGTCCTACTGTGGCCTTGACAGACACCAGGACGGCGGGGCAAAACTTGTCCCTGTTCCTTTCGGCTCGGAGCCCGACAACCGGTGTCTTAGCGTACGCGAGGCGGTTAACTTTGCCAAGCAGACCAATCTCCTCGGTGTCATCCTCGAGGCAACGACTCTGGCTGCTGTCCCGagcctcgtcgccagtgTCAAGGACGCAGGGTTGCTTCTGGCGGCCTTTGGCAATGACCAGGTTGTCGCTGGCCTGAGGCAAGGGAGCGGGGACGGCAGGACAGTGGACGCGTATTGTACGAATGG aatCATGACCCTCGTGATATAG
- the CBF5 gene encoding uncharacterized protein (DKCLD (NUC011) domain), which yields MASLSDIQKSQDFAIKSESVAPQLDTSQWPLLLKNYDKLIVRSNHFTPIPCGVSPLKRELKTYVQSGVINLDKPSNPSSHEVVAWLKRILRVEKTGHSGTLDPKVTGCLIVCIDRATRLVKSQQGAGKEYVCIARLHDTVDQKDVERALETLTGALFQRPPLISAVKRQLRVRTIYESKLIEYDQERNLVVFWASCEAGTYMRTLCVHLGLILGVGAHMQELRRVRSGITGENDDIVTMHDVLDAQWLFDNTRDETYLRRVIRPLESLLTNFKRVVVKDSAVNAVCYGAKLMIPGLLRYEQGIEVGEEVVLMTTKGEAIAIGIAQMSTADLASCDHGVVAKVKRCIMNRDLYPRRWGLGPKAQEKKKMIKAGELDKYGKKIDGVTPQNWNKSYIDYNEAAPEAKILPTQPEASASASIAEIPATPASDDKKRKRDDADVSMSTPADGKKKKAKMVKNADGTEREETADERAARKARKASKKA from the exons ATGGCGTCCCTCAGTGACATCCAGAAGAGCCAAGACTTTGCCATCAAGAGCGAGTCTGTCGCGCCCCAGCTCGACACGTCGCAGTggccgctcctcctcaagaACTATGACAAGCTCATCGTTCGTTCCAACCACTTTACGCCCATCCCATGCGGTGTCTCGCcgctcaagcgcgagctcaagaCGTACGTCCAGTCGGGTGTGatcaacctcgacaagcCCTCGAACCCGTCGTcgcacgaggtcgtcgcgtGGCTCAAGCGCATCCTGCGCGTCGAGAAGACTGGCCACTCGGGCACCCTCGACCCCAAGGTCACGGGTTGCCTGATTGTGTGCATCGACCGTGCGACTCGCCTCGTCAAGAGCCAGCAGGGCGCCGGTAAGGAGTACGTCTGTATCGCGCGCCTTCACGACACGGTCGACCAGAAGGACGTTGAGCGGGCCCTCGAGACTCTTACCGGCGCGCTGTTCCAGCGCCCGCCTCTCATCTCAGCTGTCAAGCGCCAGCTGCGTGTCCGCACCATCTACGAGTCCAAGCTCATCGAGTACGACCAGGAGCGCAACCTCGTCGTGTTCTGGGCCTCGTGCGAGGCTGGTACCTACATGCGTACCCTGTGTGTTCACCTGGGCCTCATTCTTGGCGTTGGAGCGCATATGCAGGAGCTGCGCCGTGTGCGCTCGGGCATTACTGGCGAGAACGACGACATTGTTACCATGcacgacgtcctcgacgcccagTGGTTGTTCGACAATACTCGCGATG AGACGTACCTCCGTCGCGTCATTCGTCCCCTCGAGTCTCTCCTCACCAACTTTAagcgtgtcgtcgtcaaggatTCGGCGGTCAACGCCGTCTGCTACGGTGCCAAGCTCATGATCCCCGGCCTGCTGCGGTACGAGCAGGGCAttgaggttggcgaggaggttgttCTCATGACGACCAAGGGTGAGGCAATCGCCATTGGTATTGCGCAGATGAGCACGGCCGACCTGGCGTCGTGTGACCATGGCGTCGTCGCAAAGGTCAAGCGCTGCATCATGAACCGCGACCTGTATCCCCGCCGCTGGGGCTTGGGCCCCAAGGCTcaggagaagaagaagatgatcaaggccggcgagcttgacaaGTACGGCAAGAAGATTGACGGCGTCACTCCCCAGAACTGGAACAAGAGCTACATCGACTACAACGAGGCTGCGcccgaggccaagatcCTCCCGACCCAGCCCGAGGCTTCTGCGTCTGCCTCAATCGCCGAGATCCCTGCTACCCCCGCGTCCGAcgacaagaagcgcaagcgcgacgacgccgatgTTTCCATGTCCACACCGGCCgacggcaagaagaagaaggccaagatggTCAAGAACGCCGACGGgaccgagcgcgaggagacCGCCGACGAGCGGGCAGCGCGcaaggcgcgcaaggccTCCAAGAAGGCCTAA
- a CDS encoding uncharacterized protein (Belongs to the peptidase M18 family), giving the protein MKFPAAAPLDAVKFCEFVTASPSPFHAVANLSQRLKKAGFERVSEREPTNKLTPGGKYFYTRNQSALVAFTLPHGPANAASLVRPVSKRQKAGYLQVGTELYGGGLWHTWFDRNLSVAGRVILSTPGARTEFTSKLVKINRPILHIPTLAIHLDRGVNEQLKFNKETEFLPILGLVNEQLNNGGSAVPSRVGTPVPGKKEDAKDGKGDGTSMEDKHHPLLLAVIADELGCAVSDIHDFELCLFDTQPSTVGGLNNEFIFSPRLDNLTTSWCAIEGLCQAVEAEAAAGQPSKETNVRCALIYDNEEVGSVSNHGAESNILPSFIEMLAGLPNAERGYYQILANSYLISADMGHALHPNYEGRYETNNAPKMNQGIVIKTNANQRYTSNAQTTFLLRQIAKRAGVPVQEFEIRNDSTCGSTVGPHLSTHVRTVDIGLASLSMHSIQETSGSGDIKYYIQLFKTFYEEYSKVEKVLTVDEA; this is encoded by the exons ATGAAGTTCCCCGCAGCCGCTCCCCTCGACGCAGTCAA gtTCTGCGAGTTCGTGActgcgtcgccgtcgccgttccACGCGGTGGCCAACCTCTCGCAGCGCCTCAAGAAAGCTGGGTTTGAGCGCGTCTCGGAGCGTGAGCCGACCAACAAGCTCACTCCCGGTGGCAAGTACTTCTACACTCGCAACCAgagcgcgctcgtcgccttCACTCTCCCCCACGGCCCAGCCAATGCCGCGAGCCTC gtcCGTCCCGTGAGCAAGCGCCAGAAGGCGGGGTACCTCCAGGTCGGGACCGAGCTGTACGGTGGTGGCCTGTGGCACACGTGGTTTGACCGGAACCTCTCCGTTGCGGGTCGCGTGATTCTCAGCACACCGGGTGCGCGCACCGAGTTCACGAGCAAGCTCGTTAAGATTAACCGCCCGATCTTGCACATCCCCACGTTGGCTATCCATCTCGACCGGGGGGTTAACGAGCAGCTCAAGTTCAACAAGGAGACCGAGTTCCTCCCGATTCTgggcctcgtcaacgagcAGCTGAACAACGGTGGGAGTGCGGTACCTAGCCGTGTGGGCACACCTGTCCCTGGTaagaaggaggacgccaaggaTGGCAAGGGCGACGGAACGTCGATGGAGGACAAGCACCACCCGCTGTTGCTTGCGGTCattgccgacgagctcgggtGTGCTGTGTCGGACATCCACGACTTTGAGCTGTGCCTGTTCGACACGCAGCCGTCGACGGTGGGCGGCCTGAACAACGAGTTCATCTTCTCGCCGcgcctcgacaacctcacCACGTCATGGTGCGCGATCGAGGGCTTGTGCCAGGCtgtcgaggctgaggcggcggccggcCAGCCGAGCAAGGAGACCAATGTGCGCTGCGCGCTGATCTACGAcaacgaggaggtcggcagTGTCAGCAACCACGGTGCCGAGTCGAACATTCTCCCGTCTTTCATTGAGAtgctcgccggcctcccGAACGCCGAGCGCGGATACTACCAGatcctcgccaactcgTACCTCATCTCGGCGGATATGGGCCACGCCCTCCACCCCAACTACGAGGGTCGGTACGAGACCAACAATGCTCCCAAGATGAACCAGGGGATTGTCATCAAGACCAATGCCAACCAGCGCTACACTTCCAACGCCCAgaccaccttcctcctccgccagaTCGCCAAGCGCGCGGGAGTGCCAGTGCAGGAGTTTGAGATCCGCAACGACTCGACGTGTGGCTCGACTGTCGGACCCCACCTCTCGACCCACGTGCGCACCGTTGACATTGGCCTCGCGAGCTTGAGTATGCACTCGATCCAGGAGACGAGCGGGTCGGGTGACATCAAGTACTACATCCAGCTCTTCAAGACGTTCTACGAGGAATACAgcaaggtcgagaaggTCTTGACCGTGGATGAGGCGTAG